The Streptomyces luteogriseus genome includes a window with the following:
- a CDS encoding class I SAM-dependent methyltransferase: MTTHNDDVDWDRWPVADYLAENYREVHPSDAAVIAHHSAFYRGLPPGGIARSVEFGAGPNLYPLMLASAACRRIDAVEAGAGNVSYLEDQICHRLDASWLPFHELCRRLNPEVPATLAGALAPVHIVHADVRALPPGVYELASMHFVAESVTEDFAEFAEFCHTFARTARPGGYLVAAFMENMPTYRIGPASRWPGCPVSPATVTEVFTPLTRDLDVTHIDVDPTLPDYGDSGMVLLTGVAEAV; this comes from the coding sequence ATGACGACGCACAACGACGACGTGGACTGGGACCGCTGGCCGGTCGCCGACTACCTCGCGGAGAACTACCGCGAGGTGCACCCCTCGGACGCGGCGGTCATCGCGCACCACTCCGCGTTCTACCGGGGCCTGCCACCCGGCGGGATCGCCCGCTCGGTGGAGTTCGGCGCGGGCCCCAACCTGTACCCGCTGATGCTCGCGTCCGCCGCGTGCCGCCGGATCGACGCCGTGGAGGCCGGGGCGGGCAACGTCTCCTACCTCGAGGACCAGATCTGTCACCGGCTCGACGCGAGCTGGCTGCCCTTCCACGAGCTGTGCCGACGGCTCAATCCCGAGGTGCCCGCCACGCTGGCCGGCGCGCTGGCCCCGGTGCACATCGTCCACGCCGACGTCCGGGCTCTGCCGCCGGGCGTGTACGAACTCGCCTCCATGCACTTCGTCGCCGAGAGCGTGACGGAGGACTTCGCCGAGTTCGCCGAGTTCTGCCACACCTTCGCCCGCACGGCCCGGCCGGGCGGCTACCTGGTTGCCGCGTTCATGGAGAACATGCCGACGTACCGCATCGGACCCGCCTCCCGATGGCCGGGCTGTCCGGTGAGCCCGGCGACCGTCACGGAGGTCTTCACGCCTCTGACGCGGGACCTGGACGTGACCCACATCGACGTGGACCCGACCCTGCCGGACTACGGGGACTCGGGGATGGTACTGCTCACGGGGGTGGCAGAGGCGGTCTGA